Proteins from a single region of Chryseobacterium sp. T16E-39:
- a CDS encoding anti-sigma factor domain-containing protein has protein sequence MDTKEYISSGIIESYILGLASPEEAGILECVMKNNAEVKAAFEEAQKTLEDLATAQAVAPPVNLKSKIWDKIQKEQTIEDAQPVVLQNQSNVNSEKEVQPIAIQKNNNWKTYAIAASVLFLVSIAGNLFWMNNQSKNKADLAKLEAEKQSKDLALQKMNVKWKMLSSPDMQMVMLKGVEKHEDSKAMVFWDKKTKEVYLNAEDLPKAPEGMQYQLWAIADGKPVSAGMYTEEKDSKIALANIPKAQAFAITLEKAGGSDVPTMENMYVMGGI, from the coding sequence TTGGACACTAAGGAATACATATCATCCGGAATTATAGAATCTTATATTCTAGGTCTTGCTTCTCCCGAGGAGGCAGGCATTTTGGAGTGTGTGATGAAAAATAATGCTGAAGTAAAGGCTGCTTTTGAGGAAGCACAAAAAACCTTGGAGGATCTGGCAACGGCACAAGCTGTAGCCCCGCCGGTTAATTTAAAATCTAAAATCTGGGATAAGATTCAAAAGGAACAAACGATTGAAGACGCCCAACCTGTAGTGTTACAAAATCAATCGAATGTAAATTCAGAAAAAGAAGTACAGCCAATTGCCATTCAAAAAAATAACAACTGGAAAACGTATGCTATTGCTGCTTCGGTTTTGTTTTTGGTAAGTATTGCGGGAAATCTTTTCTGGATGAATAATCAATCTAAAAACAAAGCTGATTTGGCCAAATTAGAGGCTGAAAAACAATCTAAAGATCTGGCCCTGCAAAAAATGAATGTCAAGTGGAAAATGCTGTCCAGTCCGGATATGCAGATGGTGATGTTGAAGGGAGTGGAGAAACATGAAGACTCTAAAGCCATGGTTTTTTGGGATAAAAAAACGAAAGAAGTTTACCTTAATGCAGAAGATCTGCCAAAAGCACCGGAAGGGATGCAGTATCAGCTTTGGGCTATTGCGGATGGTAAACCTGTAAGTGCGGGAATGTATACAGAAGAAAAAGACAGTAAGATTGCCTTAGCCAACATACCAAAAGCGCAGGCATTCGCTATTACTCTTGAGAAAGCAGGGGGGAGTGATGTGCCGACAATGGAAAACATGTATGTAATGGGAGGAATATAA